The Pochonia chlamydosporia 170 chromosome 1, whole genome shotgun sequence genome window below encodes:
- a CDS encoding secreted dipeptidyl peptidase (similar to Neosartorya fischeri NRRL 181 XP_001260402.1): protein MTVHAARFTPEVLLSAPRRSTGVPNSTGELVLYTVSVYSFETHSKSSQIRVLNIKEGTSHLVSEDSGASDPVWIGEKEILYLKGGDNGCTMIMTQRVQEDSEPQMVHYLAGNISSPKTKVLSSEKVAVCFAGLTTPKGELYWPPADHKSHDSAKIYTSLFVRHWDNWNTANENSLWYGQLAKMDGKWALESPGLTNLLAGTDLKSPVPPFGGSGDFDISANGICFVAKDPEINPARYTKTDLYYVPIKSYIEKPSAPQIVKTGNLVGYSITPTFNKDGKKIAFARMKNIQYEADKTRLLVIPDVTDLSNVQEFYKTSDGEGGWDLKPDWITWSHDEKELFVGAEKHGRVVLWKLPSSPADAKDLPTPLHHDGSVSDAKLLGDGPSLLISSKSRIESSLYTVLDPTSGSVTELSSSSKNGKSFGLNNSMRDDLWYRGSLGYDVHALVTKPSDFDPSKKYPLAFLIHGGPQGAWMDDWSTRWNPAIFAEQGYVVVSPNPTGSTGYGQKHTDAIKCNWGGNPYEDLVLCFEHLEKNVEYIDTSRSVALGASYGGYMINWIQGQPLGRKFKALVCHDGVFSTQNQWSTEELFFPEHDFGGTLWEHRETYAKWDPSLHCQNWETPMLVLHNELDYRLPISEGLAMFNVLQARNIPSKLVSFPDENHWTIKPENSLVWHREVLGFINKYSGIAGKGSA, encoded by the exons ATGACCGTCCACGCTGCTCGCTTCACCCCAGAGGTGCTTCTCTCGGCCCCGCGCCGATCAACTGGTGTTCCCAACTCGACCGGTGAGCTCGTGCTATACACC GTTTCCGTCTACTCCTTCGAGACGCACTCCAAGTCTTCGCAGATTCGAgtcctcaacatcaaagaaGGCACTTCTCACCTCGTGTCTGAGGATTCTGGCGCCAGCGATCCCGTATGGATTGGCGAAAAGGAGATTTTGTACCTCAAGGGTGGTGACAATGGCTGTACCATGATTATGACCCAGCGAGTGCAAGAAGATTCCGA ACCCCAAATGGTCCACTATCTTGCGGGAAATATATCAAGTCCCAAAACCAAAGTCCTGTCAAGCGAGAAAGTCGCTGTTTGCTTCGCCGGACTAACCACCCCCAAGGGAGAGTTGTACTGGCCGCCTGCCGACCACAAGTCACACGACTCGGCCAAGATTTACACCTCGCTTTTCGTTCGCCACTGGGATAACTGGAATACCGCCAATGAAAATTCGCTATGGTACGGCCaattggccaagatggacggCAAATGGGCCCTGGAAAGCCCTGGCTTGACCAACCTCTTGGCCGGCACCGACCTCAAGTCTCCTGTCCCTCCCtttggcggctctggcgATTTTGACATTTCTGCAAACGGCATCTGCTTTGTCGCCAAGGACCCAGAGATCAACCCGGCGAGGTACACCAAGACTGATCTCTACTATGTGCCCATCAAGTCGTATATCGAGAAGCCGTCTGCGCCGCAAATTGTCAAGACTGGCAACCTGGTCGGCTACAGCATAACACCCACCTTcaacaaggatggcaaaaAGATTGCCTTTGCTCGCATGAAGAATATCCAGTACGAAGCTGACAAGACTAGGCTCCTGGTCATTCCCGACGTGACGGACCTCAGCAATGTTCAAGAGTTTTACAAGACCAGCGACGGTGAGGGTGGTTGGGACTTGAAGCCCGACTGGATTACCTGGAGCCACGACGAAAAGGAGTTGTTTGTTGGCGCAGAAAAGCATGGACGAGTCGTGCTCTGGAAGCTCCCGTCGTCTCCCGCCGATGCCAAAGATCTGCCCACGCCACTTCACCACGACGGTAGCGTCAGTGATGCCAAGTTATTGGGAGACGGCCCTTCGTTGCTCATCAGCTCCAAGTCTCGCATCGAGAGCTCCCTTTACACCGTGTTGGACCCCACCTCTGGTTCAGTTACCGAGCTGTCCTCGAGCtccaagaatggcaagtccTTTGGCCTCAACAACTCGATGCGCGACGATCTTTGGTATCGTGGCTCCCTGGGGTATGATGTACACGCTCTTGTGACGAAACCATCCGACTTTGACCCGTCAAAGAAGTATCCTTTGGCTTTCCTAATCCATGGTGGCCCTCAAGGTGCTTGGATGGATGATTGGAGCACGCGGTGGAACCCAGCCATTTTTGCCGAGCAGGGTTACGTTGTCGTCTCCCCCAACCCAACTGGCAGCACTGGGTATGGGCAGAAGCACACCGATGCCATTAAGTGCAACTGGGGCGGCAACCCCTACGAAGATCTTGTGCTGTGCTTTGAGcacttggagaagaatgtAGAGTACATTGATACGTCGCGATCCGTGGCCCTTGGAGCTTCATATGGAGGCTACATGATCA ACTGGATCCAAGGCCAGCCCTTGGGGCGCAAGTTCAAGGCTCTCGTGTGCCACGACGGTGTCTTTTCCACCCAAAACCAGTGGTCCACCGAGGAGCTCTTCTTCCCCGAGCACGATTTTGGTGGCACGTTGTGGGAGCACCGTGAGACCTATGCCAAATGGGACCCATCACTGCATTGCCAGAACTGGGAGACTCCAATGCTG GTGTTGCACAACGAGTTGGATTATAGGCTGCCGATTTCCGAAGGGCTGGCCATGTTTAACGTTTTGCAGGCCCGAAATATTCCTAGCAAGCTTGTATCGTTCCCCGATGAGAACCAC TGGACAATCAAGCCTGAGAACTCGTTGGTGTGGCATAGGGAAGTGTTGGGCTTTATCAACAAGTATAGTGGAATTGCTGGCAAGGGCTCTGCGTAG
- a CDS encoding pentatricopeptide repeat protein (similar to Cordyceps militaris CM01 XP_006671398.1), with protein sequence MPCRPLLFDLPSRNGPICRTCLLAIRQKVVPPRIAAYSSQATSKSRTNERSRNTGSISRRPNKTELNQYLQGIKDLQANAKGDQDNGVFSVRFFEQDEHRRNELPDNEAFSHSVGKLDGSELKEALRDIQASLGSREEIDAFQAVLREVGGDVGNVGSAKDLEKMMERMEAYTKSIDAEIEHAGSNLPREMLDELQRDLADLPLSDEGLQPRIALPQIPEKQWTPNQRKKINRLNVVLSRAFRESRRSSGLTKNSVSAVYKAYHAARLTLARGWGHVPIEVWDLLWTVLSADESINIHRLAHVSLLARDMSEARVTLSPSQQLVTIEAVFVDGWEAKAIDNWKRCVSTLGDEKAETFKDYWELGVRIFCRVGDLDQAERAANKLLQRHMDPRILMPLVRTLSEQATTESQERAWTTYRKMRDLLGKTMKLSDYDQVISYFLATNQTENALYAFVDMMSDGEIDLKKQKYMPSVVANKFFLGKWLKRLIGAGDLHGAFNVVEFMRERGVAASPIHLNGLIGAWQRSGGTEDLERADKLAWDMIESRIRFVKSRAVGSSAEPESTVSWPRATLETFSLMAENYRLRELHTRMESLWDAFHESEISPDAFMMNQLLESHLQAGQPKDALDLYRSLVTERGISPDPYTFSALWKTLPVNRLHTIAPSSLPAEITTTRQLFCETASFRAVFEPDGIDGQLARKILHTFRRLKDDAGFLVALTALKQVFKFLPPETLVMELLLGTTKISWESPSQRKRLIFAKRTLDNELSAWADGDMDKLQGDRRGDALYKYLQRKFWLQGADEQRREGLMNAAREMGVYDVLANKM encoded by the coding sequence ATGCCCTGCAGGCCACTTCTATTCGACTTGCCGAGCCGGAATGGCCCGATATGTCGAACATGCCTGCTTGCCATCCGGCAAAAGGTGGTGCCTCCAAGGATAGCTGCGTACAGCTCACAGGCGACCTCAAAATCGAGGACAAATGAACGTTCTCGGAATACTGGCTCGATTTCCAGGCGGCCCAACAAGACGGAATTGAACCAATACCTCCAGGGCATCAAAGACTTGCAAGCAAATGCGAAAGGGGACCAAGACAATGGGGTTTTCTCCGTACGATTCTTCGAACAAGACGAGCACAGGCGAAACGAGCTGCCAGACAATGAGGCATTCAGTCATTCCGTTGGGAAACTGGACGGGTCTGAATTAAAGGAAGCTCTTCGAGATATTCAAGCCAGTTTGGGGTCAAGGGAAGAAATAGATGCATTTCAGGCTGTGCTACGCGAAGTCGGAGGCGACGTGGGGAATGTGGGATCTGCGAAGGATCTGGAAAAGATGATGGAAAGGATGGAAGCATATACCAAGTCAATCGACGCCGAAATCGAACATGCCGGCTCCAACTTGCCGAGGGAGATGTTGGACGAGCTGCAAAGAGACCTGGCAGATCTGCCGCTCTCAGATGAGGGTCTGCAACCCCGAATCGCACTGCCTCAGATTCCCGAAAAACAGTGGACGCCGAATCAGCGAAAGAAGATTAATAGGCTAAACGTGGTGCTGTCACGAGCCTTTCGAGAGTCTCGTCGCAGCTCTGGGCTCACCAAGAATAGCGTTTCCGCAGTGTACAAGGCCTACCACGCTGCGCGGCTCACCTTGGCTAGAGGCTGGGGTCACGTTCCCATCGAAGTTTGGGATTTGCTGTGGACTGTGCTTTCAGCAGACGAATCCATCAACATTCACCGCCTGGCGCATGTCTCCCTGCTGGCCAGAGACATGAGCGAAGCCAGAGTGACACTGAGCCCCTCCCAGCAGCTCGTCACAATTGAGGCCGTCTTCGTGGATGGCTGGGAGGCAAAGGCGATTGATAACTGGAAACGCTGCGTCAGTACTCTTGGCGACGAGAAGGCCGAAACCTTTAAGGACTACTGGGAGCTTGGAGTGCGCATATTTTGTCGGGTGGGCGACCTTGATCAAGCCGAGCGAGCGGCCAACAAACTGCTGCAACGACACATGGATCCACGCATCTTGATGCCCCTGGTTCGAACGCTGTCCGAACAGGCGACGACAGAGAGCCAGGAGCGGGCGTGGACTACATATCGAAAGATGCGAGACTTGCTGGGCAAGACCATGAAGCTGTCAGACTACGACCAAGTCATTTCTTACTTTTTGGCCACGAACCAGACAGAAAATGCCCTGTACGCATTTGTCGACATGATGAGTGACGGAGAGATTGACctcaagaagcaaaaatACATGCCCTCAGTGGTGGCTAACAAATTCTTCTTGGGCAAATGGCTAAAGCGACTCATCGGTGCCGGTGATTTACACGGAGCCTTCAACGTCGTAGAGTTTATGCGCGAAAGGGGCGTGGCCGCGTCTCCCATTCACCTCAATGGCCTCATTGGCGCGTGGCAGAGATCAGGAGGTACGGAGGATTTGGAACGGGCAGACAAATTGGCCTGGGACATGATTGAGTCCCGAATCCGCTTTGTCAAGTCGAGGGCTGTCGGGTCGTCAGCAGAACCAGAATCCACAGTCTCCTGGCCACGAGCCACACTTGAAACCTTTTCCCTCATGGCAGAAAACTACCGTCTCCGAGAACTGCATACCCGCATGGAATCCCTGTGGGACGCCTTTCACGAGTCGGAAATCAGTCCAGATGCCTTCATGATGAACCAGCTGCTCGAATCTCACCTCCAAGCCGGTCAGCCCAAGGACGCACTCGACCTGTACCGTTCCCTCGTCACAGAACGCGGCATCTCTCCCGATCCATATACCTTTAGCGCCCTGTGGAAGACTCTGCCCGTCAACAGACTGCACACCATTGCCCCATCCTCTCTGCCTGCAGAAATCACAACCACGCGGCAACTCTTTTGCGAAACGGCCAGCTTTAGAGCCGTGTTTGAACCAGACGGCATAGATGGCCAGCTTGCGCGGAAAATTCTCCACACCTTTCGCCGTCTCAAAGATGATGCGGGATTCCTTGTGGCCCTGACAGCGTTGAAACAGGTTTTCAAGTTCTTGCCCCCAGAGACACTAGTCATGGAACTTTTGCTCGGAACGACAAAGATATCGTGGGAGAGCCCGTCGCAGCGAAAGCGTCTCATTTTCGCCAAGAGAACATTGGACAATGAGTTGTCGGCATGGGCAGatggtgacatggacaagctACAGGGGGATAGGCGGGGAGATGCTCTGTACAAGTATTTGCAGAGAAAATTTTGGTTGCAGGGTGCGGATGAGCAGCGGAGAGAAGGTTTAATGAATGCCGCGCGGGAAATGGGCGTGTACGATGTGCTGGCTAACAAGATGTGA